The genomic region CCGTCGGGCTGTACAAGATAGAGCACCGGTACGTACCCGTTGCCATAGATAGGTCCGAACTTCTGCGAGCCGTCCTGGAATACCGGTATGACGACCTTGAACTGGTCGATGAACATGCGAATATCGTTTTTCTTGATATTGCCGCCGATGGCGATGGCGATTCCTGTGACACCTGCGGACTCGTATTCCTTCATGACACCCTGGACTTCGGGAAAGTGCTTCTGGCAGTGCGGGCACTTGGGACTGAAGTAGTAGACAATCAGGGGGCGCTTGGCGAAGTGGCTGAACAGGATGCCTGGGTCGCTCACGCCAGAAAGCGGGAGGCTAAAGTCCATCTTCATGGGGGAACCCGTGGAATCCTGCATGAGAGGGACGTCCGCTGACTGTGGTTCGGGGGCTAGCTGGGCAAAGGTCGCTGATGCGGCGATAGTCAAAAACGCGAGAATACGTGTTGCAAAACGCATAGAAGAAACTCCTAGATGGGAAAACCGCATTTTTTGGTTTCCACGCCATGTAAAATACCAAAAAACACGGAAAAAAGTGTCACGGAGGTCCAATAAAGTGCGTTTTTTTTCGAAAAAGAGGCCTAAATCACATTTATTCCGAGAAGACAAACGGGATTGTCACCGTGGTGTTGCCGGCACCGGCCGCACCAAAGTTCCATTCACTGACTTTCTTCTTGATTTCCTCGTCAAACTTGGCGTTGTTCGACGTAGAAGACTTGATTGACATCGAAACGACCTTGCCATCCGGGCCAATCGTGAACTTCAGGACAACCCTGCCCTCGAAACCGGGATTTTTCTCCCTGTACTTGTTGTAGATGTTCCTCAGCGAGGGAGTGCGGTGTTCCACGACCTTCATGACATCCGCCGCGGAACGGGGGCCCTTGGCCTTGACTTCATTTTCCTGCGCAGTCGCGTGGCCATCGGCGATACCACCGCTGCCGTTGCTGGCCGAAGCCTGCTTCTCATCGTCCTTGAAACTGAACGGGACAATGATGGTCTTGTTGTTGCTTCCCGGAATTTCGCCGAAGTCCCAGGTACTGACAGCCTGCTTAATCTGCTGGTCAAATTCGAGTTCGTTCGTTGTAGTCGACTCGATAGAGATATCAATGATTTTTCCGCTGGCAGCAATAGTGAACTTAAGCGCAACCTTACCCTCGAATCTCTTCTTGTTGTCTTCCATGTACTGCTTGTAGATGTCGTCGAGTTCCCCGTAATGCTGGTTCATGACCGCATCGAGAGACTTGCTGGACCGGATGGCGTCATCCTCGTCTTCCTCGAAATTGCTCTCGAAGCCGCCAAACAGCGGTGCCCAGTAATAGTTGTAGAGTTGGTCGGGATCCACATAGGGAACTTCGTTGTCGCCCTTCCAGGCCTTGTACTTGGTCACCTTGATGGTACATGTTTTCTTGTCGCCCTTCACGTCGATGTAGTAGCGGTGCGAAACCGCGCCAATCGTCCCGTACCCGGCATAGAGCATGGCGATGTGCCTTTCCGTCACGATTCGGCCCGCCATGGGGTCGGCCTTGGTAAGTTCCACACCCCTGCCCGCGAAGGTCCTGATAACCGCGTTGTAGCACGCGTCGTGGGGCTGGTTGTAGGTCCTGGTGAGGTACTGGTCGTAAAGTGCGGGGTCGTTCAGCTGCATGGTCTTTGCGCAGCCGGTGAGGATGGCGAGTACGGCTCCAAGGATAAGTATAGATTTCTTCATGGCGAGTCCTTCTTGTGTCTGTACTCTCCAAAATAATAAAAAGAAGGGGAAAAATTTCGAAAATAGGAAAAAAATCCGGCCTTGCGACCGGATTTCTGTTATTTCGTCAACCATCGGCGGGTTGCCGTCATCATATAGCGTGCTCTTCGTGACCTTCCCGCCTTCGACAGTCCATGTCCTAGTAATCAGGCCGACGGCCGTTACTTCGAACTCGGTCATGGCAGTAGCATCGGAGGTGTACCAGCAACCCTGATATGCACCGTTCGGTTCCGGCACGGAGAAACAATCTCCGCCAGAAGGAGTGTCCGCATCTTTTTCGGTTTGGGTCTCAATATATTATATATTTGTGTTATGACGAAAAGACTTGTTTACATCTTGGTTGCGCTTTTGGCGGTCTCTGGGTTTGCGGCAACGCAAGAATCTTTAGTTGACAAGCGTGACGGGAAAAAATATAAGACAGTAAAGATTGGCGACCAGACCTGGATGGCGGAGAACCTTAACTACGGGATGCAGGATAGCTATTGCTATAATGACGACGAATCAAATTGCAAAAAGTATGGCCGTTTGTACTCTTGGAAGGCTGCACTATATGCTTGCCCAGTAGGTTGGCACTTGCCGGGCAATATTGATTTTAAAACATTGTACGAATCTGCCGGCGGTAAACAGGTCGCAGGCAAAAAATTAAAGAACAAGGAAGGCTGGAACAATAACGGCAACGGCACAGATGATTTTGGGTTCTCGGCGCTCTCTGCTGGCGCAAAGGACAACAATGGACGTTACATCGTTGAGGGCTACCTCACGCTCTTCTGGGGTTCTATGGAGAAAGATTGCGACAAAGCGTTCGGCTTGCTGTTGAACTTTGGCGCCGACAGTGTGAACCTGGAATTCGGTAGTAAGGATTTCAGGTGGTCAGTCCGTTGTATAAAGGACGAAACTGTTGTTTCTGCAACCGAAGTGACCGTGGACTCGGTGACTGATTCTCGCGATGGTCAAACCTACAAGACTCTTAAAATCGGTACGCAGACTTGGATGGCGAAGAACCTGAACTACAAAGCGGACTCTAGTTTCTGCTACGATAACGAGGAAAGCAACTGTGCCAAGTACGGTCGCTTTTATACATGGCAAACTGCTTTAAAGGCTTGTCCGAGCGGTTGGCACTTGCCGAGTAAGGCAGAATTTGAAACATTGATCGGATCTGTTGGCGATAAGCAGGTCGCAGGCAGATATTTTAAGTCCAAGGAAGGCTGGAACTATAGCGGCAACGGCACGGATTCTTTCGGGTTCTCGGTACTCCCTGCTGGCTATACGGACGACAAAGGAAAATCTGGCCGGGAGGGCTCTAGCGCGTTCTTCTGGAGTTCGGCCGAGAACAATAGCAGCAAGGCGTACTACATGAGCTTGAGCTGCTTCGGCCTCAATGCGTCCTTGAGCGACACCGGTAAGAACATCGCGTTCTCGGTGCGCTGTGTGAAGGACTAGAAAGCTCTGTTTGATATAATATAAAACCTAAATTCGGAAAAACTGGTCATGCCCGCCATTGTGCGGGGCTTTTTTGCTATTTTATCCTACAAATAGTTTGATGTGAATTTTATTCTAGGAACAATAAAAAAATGCGTATGAAATTTCCATTGTTTGTTCTGTGTAGCGTAATATTGCTTTCATTCGTGGCCTGCACAACAAATGAGAATGCTGAAACTCGGTCTCCTGTTGAACTTGCTCGTAACTATCTCTTGGAAAAAGGTGCCGAAAATCCAACGTTGTATGAGGAAAAATATCTGCCGTTTTACGATTATATAGCAAGAGATGCCGTTGATGGCAAAATTGAAGATTTTACAACTAAGTATGATGTTTATTCTCTTGAAAAACTTTGCTTAAGAAATGAGACTTCTTATTGCAGACAAATTTTTCTTACAAATGGCTCTGTTGCCTTTGTGCCTTTTTACTCGCCTGAAAATTCAGAGAAAAATGATTCAAATGTAACGATTGTTATTGTTGATAAAAAAGAACAGTGTGTACATGGAGAAATACGAAATTATCGTAAAAAAGGTGATGTTACTGAAAGCTATAGAGTGTGTAAAAGCCCGGAAATGATTAATGATGAAAAAAATGCTAAGGTACAAATGTATGTTTTTATAGCTGTATTATGTCTTGTCGTGTGCTATCTGTTGTTTTCTTTGACAAAAAAATTAATAGCCTTTATAAAAAAAGGCAAAAGATTTGAGTCGCTAAATCAAAATTTAAAAAGTTTCTTGAAAAGAAAAAAAGATTCATTTGAACAGAATATTCCAAAAAATGAAATAAAAATTAAAACGTTTATTACGGTCCTTTTTGCTTTCTTATTGCTTGGTTATTACCTTTTTTGTGGACATGGGCATGAAAAAAGTGTTATAAACAGGTATCCTATTTTTTGTAAATCACCTTATAACAAATCATATTTCGACCATAGTCGTGCATGTAAAATAGATGGAAATGTGCTATATACTGAAATGGATTCGTTGGATGTTCCCTTCTTGCATTTGTTTGTCTTAGACTCCTATGGAATATACGAAACGCACCACCTAAAGTGTATAAATAAAAATGGAGAAGATGTAACTATATTAACTTATAAGGAAGACTATGTGTGGGGTATGCGTGAACGAAATCCTGTCCGTTTTTGGATAAATGAATCTGCCGATTCGGTTAAAATCCTTTATGATCCGGAGCCTATAGGTGGATTTGTTGTTGAAAATAATCCTTTTTCAAAGAACTTTGTGATTGAAAAGCAAGATATGAACGATTTAAAATAAAGGGGGAGTTATGAAAATCTGTAGTCTGTTAATTAACCGTTTTTTATCCTTGACCTCCTCTTTGCTTTTGCTCCTGTTCTCGTTATCTGGAATTATGGATTTTATCCATGGCAGAATAGATTTTTTATCCGTTTTAAGCGGCTTCGCATCGGTCCTCTATTTTGTCGCAGCGGTATTGCTGATATTTGATTTCTTGAACTTGGAAATGGCAATAGTTAAAAAAAGGGTTTGGATACCATTCTTTTTTATTGGATTTGCGATAAAAATATCCCCTTTTGTTTTCGTTATGGTATATTCTTTTCTCGAATCTATTTATGATTTTTGTCGTCATGGCGGAGCTTTTTACTAAATAAAAGGGAAATTGAACTTCTGTGCTTTTAATGGAATGCTGACGGCTCTGTCGGGTAAAACTGTACACTTGTGCACGGCTGGCAGAATTTTCCCGTTTCGTAAGCCCCTAGAAAATTTTTTTTAGCGTCGTAATCGATTTTTTTACACTGAAATCGTCATTTGGTGGTCGGCAGCGAGTTCGCAACTATACGGCCTGGCCCGACGAAGTCATTCTTTTTTAGAATAATGAATGGCATTCCTATCAGAATAGGCTCTGCTCTTCCTATCGGAATAGCGAGATAAGACAAAAGTTTCACGGTGTTCAACTTTTGCCCTTCGGGTTACGCCTGGCGGCGTAATCTCTAAATCGCCTAAATTCACTGCGTTCAAATGGCGATTTAGTCGAACTCACTTCGTGAGTTCTCATCTCGCGTTATATTCCGAAATAAAAAGAAAACCACCCTGATGGGTGGTTTTTCTTTTTATCGGAATAGCGAGATTCGAACTCACGACCTCTTGCTCCCGAAGCAAGCGCTCTACCAGGCTGAGCTATATTCCGGTTTGGTGGGCACAATTATAGATAAAAAGTGAATGTTTTTAAAGGGGTTGGGGGCGAAAAAAATGAAAAATTGCCCAATTTTTACTTTTTGCGGGCGGTTTTCGAGGGCTTTTTGGGGGCGGGGCGTGCAGGTGCGTCGCTGTTGGCTGGTTTTCCGATGATCAGGATGCTCGAGCCGGCGTTGTCGGGTTCGACCTTGTACAGGCGGATGCGGTTGCTCCATTCGGA from Fibrobacter sp. UWR2 harbors:
- a CDS encoding TlpA disulfide reductase family protein, which produces MRFATRILAFLTIAASATFAQLAPEPQSADVPLMQDSTGSPMKMDFSLPLSGVSDPGILFSHFAKRPLIVYYFSPKCPHCQKHFPEVQGVMKEYESAGVTGIAIAIGGNIKKNDIRMFIDQFKVVIPVFQDGSQKFGPIYGNGYVPVLYLVQPDGTFYRYESLDEAHMNHLRTMLNKIKK
- a CDS encoding TonB family protein, with protein sequence MPEPNGAYQGCWYTSDATAMTEFEVTAVGLITRTWTVEGGKVTKSTLYDDGNPPMVDEITEIRSQGRIFFLFSKFFPFFLLFWRVQTQEGLAMKKSILILGAVLAILTGCAKTMQLNDPALYDQYLTRTYNQPHDACYNAVIRTFAGRGVELTKADPMAGRIVTERHIAMLYAGYGTIGAVSHRYYIDVKGDKKTCTIKVTKYKAWKGDNEVPYVDPDQLYNYYWAPLFGGFESNFEEDEDDAIRSSKSLDAVMNQHYGELDDIYKQYMEDNKKRFEGKVALKFTIAASGKIIDISIESTTTNELEFDQQIKQAVSTWDFGEIPGSNNKTIIVPFSFKDDEKQASASNGSGGIADGHATAQENEVKAKGPRSAADVMKVVEHRTPSLRNIYNKYREKNPGFEGRVVLKFTIGPDGKVVSMSIKSSTSNNAKFDEEIKKKVSEWNFGAAGAGNTTVTIPFVFSE
- a CDS encoding fibrobacter succinogenes major paralogous domain-containing protein; translated protein: MTKRLVYILVALLAVSGFAATQESLVDKRDGKKYKTVKIGDQTWMAENLNYGMQDSYCYNDDESNCKKYGRLYSWKAALYACPVGWHLPGNIDFKTLYESAGGKQVAGKKLKNKEGWNNNGNGTDDFGFSALSAGAKDNNGRYIVEGYLTLFWGSMEKDCDKAFGLLLNFGADSVNLEFGSKDFRWSVRCIKDETVVSATEVTVDSVTDSRDGQTYKTLKIGTQTWMAKNLNYKADSSFCYDNEESNCAKYGRFYTWQTALKACPSGWHLPSKAEFETLIGSVGDKQVAGRYFKSKEGWNYSGNGTDSFGFSVLPAGYTDDKGKSGREGSSAFFWSSAENNSSKAYYMSLSCFGLNASLSDTGKNIAFSVRCVKD